Below is a window of Thermodesulfobacteriota bacterium DNA.
ATCTATACAAGCACCGTCTCCGTCACACTTACCCTTATCAACTTTTACTACGTAACCCATAGTCTGTATCCCCCCTTTTTTGTAATCTTACTTAAAATATATAATCAGTTAATCAAAACTTGAAAATTTCCTTTTATGCACCTATCTCTTCCTTAACTGCTATGGCTATCTTGTACAGAATTGCAAGTATCAGGAACCCCATTGCCCAAACCCCAAGGGTAATAAATACCTCAGGGACTGTGGGTGAATATTCAAATACTCTACCTAAAGGCGATGGGATAAATCCGGTAACTATCAGGACAAACCCCTTCTCTATCCACAGGGAAAAGAACACTATCACACATGCCAATGCCAGGATACCCTCCCGCCTGCGTGTAACAGGGTTAATCAATAGGATAAGAGAAATTACCGCTAGTGAAACAGAAGTCCACATCCATGGTACCAGTTTTACATGTTCACCCAAACCGGCAAAGATATACTCAAAGTGATGCATGTGTTCTGGTATTTGACTGTAAAAGACAGTAAAGATTTCAAGCAGAACAAAAAACACATTAACTGACATGGCATAGGCAACGATCTTCCCAAGATTTTGAATGGCATCCTTTCCCGGGTCGAACTTTGTAAACTTCCTTACTATAAGGCTCAATAAGATCAGTAGGGCAGGCCCCCCTGCAAACGCCGAAGCCAGAAAACGGGGCGCCATAATAGCCGTAAGCCAGAAACCTCTACCAGGAAGACCAGCGTAAATGAAGGCTGTTACCGTGTGAATACTGACTGCCCATGGTATGGAAATGTATATCAAGGGTTTTACCCAGGCAGGCGGTGGTACCGACTTTCGTTCAGAAGCCAGGACATTCCAGCCTATGAGAATATTTAGAAGGAGGTAACCGCTCAAGACAATAGTATCCCAGAAGAGGATCGAACTGGGGGTAGGATGAAGTAGTAAGTTAAATGCCCTGGTCGGTTGACCCAGATCTGCAATAATAAATGTCACACACATAATAACGGAAGCCACAGCCACAAACTCACCCAGGATTGTAATCCTTCCGAATGCCTTGTAGTTATGCAGGTAATAAGGCAGGACCACCATAACCGCCGAAGCTGCAACACCTACAAGGAATGTAAACTGGGCAATGTAAAGCCCCCATGAAACATCCCTGCTCATACCTGTTATACCTAAGCCATAATTCCACTGCTGGAGATAGAAAATTGCACCTACCCCCATGACAGCAAGCAGACCAATCACTAAACCCCAGTATTTTTTACTTCCAATCAAAGCCTTTTCAAACATAACTCCTCACACTATATAATAGATTTGAGGCCCTGTACCAAGGCCTGGTTTACGTCGAATGGTGTAATTGGAGTGAAGAATTTCCCTTATCTCCGAGTTGGAGTCTTCTACGTCACCGAAAACCAATGCCTTGTTCTTGCACGATTCGACACACGCAGGGATAAGACCTTTGGCAAGCCTTTCCTCACAGAAATTGCATTTTTCCACAACCCCCTTGGTCCTCGTTGGGAAGTCAGGATTAATCTTTTTGATAAAAGGCCTTGGGTCTCTCCAGTTAAAACTCCTTGATCCATAGGGACAAGCAGCCATACAGAATCTGCATCCAATACAACGATGGTAGTCCATCATTACGATTCCATCTTTTCTTTTAAATGTAGCCTTCGTGGGGCATACTCTTACACAGGATGGATTATCACAGTGATTACAGAGTATAATGGCAGGCCTTCCCTTCATTCCGCCCCCGATAAATCGGTGTTCCTGGTCTGGAAACGCATTCTCGTAAGACTCAGTCCAGATCCATTTGACCTCATCCTTTGGGTTGGCAATTTTAGGTACGTTATGAACACTATGGCAGGCATCGATGCAATCTGTGCATCCGTCCTTGCAATTCTTCAAATTAACAACCATACCCAATCTTTTTTCTAGCAAGACCCCTTTTTGAGCCGAAGCCTCTGCTATCTTGACTTTTGAAAAAATATCAATAACGGGTTTAGTCGCAACCCCCAATATGCCTAACCCACCTATCTTTAAGAATCCTCTTCTGTCGATTTTCATAACTTGCTCCCCTCCGGTACGACATGGCAATTCCAACAGGTAGGTGTCACTTCAACATAGTTGTGACACTTGTCGCAAAAATCAGCCTTATTTGAATGACAGTTTAAGCATGTATTGGAAAGACTCATATTATATTTCTTTCCATCAAGAGCTATGTAAGTCCTTTTATCATCACGGACAACGGAATTTCGCCAGTCATTTAACAGCTGCATGTGTTTGCTTCTCATATATTTAGTGGATTCTACACACTGTTTCTCATTGCTAACAATTTTAAGTTCGGGGGCGGATGCGGCTTTCCCCCCAACTACATTATACCAGACAGGAAAAGTTATAAGGCAGAGGAATATGATTAGCCCGGCTACGATTATAGTTCTGTTATTCATCCTCTATGTCCTCCTTTCCTGGCAGGGGTTCACCCCTAAGGTTCGTTTCTCTTTTCTTCTCCCCTTTCATCACCAGGGCATTTGCTACCATCTCATGTACGCCTGTAACCTCAACCCCGGGAGCCCAGTAGTCGCATACAGGTATGAGAGTAGCCCTGTCAATAGCGCAGACACATGCAAGACGGTTTACCCCGTACTTTTCCTGAACATACCTCACAGCATTTCCTCTTGGAAAACCTCCCCTTAATCTCATCTCCATATTTTCGTCGTTGCCCAATCCGGCACCACCCCCGCAGCAGAATGTTTGCTCTTTTATAGTATTTTCCGGCATTTCATAGAAATGGTTGCAGACATTCTTAATTACATATCGTGGTTCTTCTATAAGTCCCATAGCTCTAGCGGGGTTACAGGAATCATGGAAGGTTACTATCAGGTTGTCATTCCTGCTGGGATCCAATCTCAATCTGTTGTGCTTCATAAGGTCAGAGGTAAACTCCGTGATATGGACCATCTTTGTGGATTTGGCGTTCTCGAACCGCGTTCCAGTAATAGGAGAAGTTGGCACTTCAAGAAAGTCCGCAGGTCCATTCATCGTATCCATATACTGATGCATTACCCTCCACATGTGTCCACATTCTCCCCCAAGTATCCATTTTACCCCTAACCTCTTTGCCTCAGCATATATCTTGGCATTAAGCCTCTTTATCATCTCATGTGATGTAAACAAGCCAAAGTTTCCGCCTTCAGAGGCGTATGTACTCCAGGTGTAATCAAGGCCCAGTTCATGGAAGAGCATCATGTAACCCATGCAGGTGTAAGTACCAGGATCACCGAAGTAATCACCGGAAGGTACAACAAAGAGGATTTCTGCTCCTTTTTTATTAAGGGGAACATTTATCTTGATCCCTGTCAAATCTTCTATGTCGTCAGCAAAAAATTCAAGCGTATCCTTGAACCCATGAGGCTGTATACCCAAGTGATTCCCTGTCCTGAAACAATTTGCCACAGGCTCCATAGCCCAGTTGATGCCACAACCAAGTAAATGGAGAAGCTCTCTACCCATCATGGTAATCTCAGCTGTATCAATACCATAAGGGCAGAAAACCGAACAACGACGGCATTCGGTGCATTGATAAAAGTAGTAAAACCACTCTTTTATGACATCTTCGGTAAGCTCTCTCGCCCCTGCTAGTTTTCCAAATATCTTGCCTGACGTGGTAAAGTCCTTCCGGTACACTGATCTCATCAGCTCTGCCCTGAGGACAGGCATATTTTTGGGATCTCCAGAACCGATAAAGAAGTGGCATTTATCAGCACAGGCACCACATCTTACACATATATCCATGAAGAGTTGAAAAGAACGGTACTTGTCGAGCCGATCCTTGAACCCTTCTCGGACAATCTCCTTCCAGTTTTCGGGCAGTTTCCAGTCCTCATCGGTCGGTGACCATTCCCTCGGATTCGGCATATCAAGAATCTTAAGATTCTTGCCCTTTGCAGGATAACTATAAGTGCCCGGTTTAAAATCAACAGGGACATCCATCCACCCCTTTTTAGGAGGCTTATGGTCTATCCCCATAAGCTCATCAGGTTTCGGAACATTTGACAGGTCTTCTGACATATCTTACTCCTTTTCCACTGGCAGTCCAACTGCTTTCATTTTCTCTCTAAATTCGTCCTCGTAGGCTTCATATGTATGAACCTTCACAGGGTAATTCCAGGGGTTGACATGTCTTCGCATACGGTTGTTATTCGCCAGATTCCTGGTGGGACTGAGGAAAACTCCCCCCATATGCATGAGTTTGCTGAAGGGAAAGTAGGCAAGCAAGGTACATACAAGGAATAGATGGATATAGAAAGCCAGCCCAATCCCCTCAGGGACCACAGGATGAAAACTGAACAATCCAATAGCCAATTCCTTTACTTTAAAAATATCTACCTTATAAAAATGCCTCATAAGGACGCCGGAAAGTGCCACACCCAGGATAAGAAATAGAGGAAAATAGTCAGCAGCAAGGGAGATGTATCGAATCTGTGGAATAACTACCCTTCTGAGAAAAAGGTACGTCACTGCCAGCAAGATGATGATATCGGTCATGTAGAGTGTTGGCACCCCTATCTCGAACAATCCATCCATACTCTCAAACAGATTCACAAAGAAAGGTATGGGCTCAGTAAAGAACCTCAGGTGCCTTAAAAGAATCAAGAGAAAAGACCAGTGAAAGGCCAGCCCTGCCAGCCAGAGCCACTTGGTTCCCCCGTATACAACCCTCGGGCCATCCCTTAATTCGGCTCTTGTATTTCTGAAAAGGGAACGGAATAGAAGTACCTCAAGAACCATCCTTGCCATAACACCTAACACATTGTAAGGACTCTCAAGATTGTTTGCCTTTATCCATGGATGTGATTTCTGCTGACCACAGGTAGTGGGAATTCGGAAAGGGACAGGTGCCCTGGTCCATTTCCCAACACGATATACGATTCCAACGAGGAAAACGAGAAGAGCCACATAGGGTATAACAATTCCAAAGAGGGAATTCAGTCCTACCACCCCCACTCCCATGAAGACAAGCAAAACAAGTATTACAACCGTGAACAGAGAAAACCATAGACCCATTTGCTACCACCTCATTATTTCATAGTTAGTTGCAAAGCCCTAAAAATTAAGAAGTCAGAGAATTCAGAAGTCAGTAGTCAGAAGGCAAAGATATATCCAGTTCCTGTTCTGAAATCTCACCTATCAGATTTACCCTTTCCAATAGCCTAAATGTCCTGTTTCTTATTTCGTTTACTCTGATTTGGTAAACCTTCTCCCTGCATTTCATATATGTGTTGAAGGCGAGAAGGGCGAGTTTATCTATTCGGAGCTCGAATTCCAATAACTCCTCAAAAAGGTGATCTCCGCAAATTTCACCTCCCAATTCCTCTCTTATCGCACTCTTTAAATGAAAGACAAACGCCACGGCCTGGGCAGGAGAAAAATCCTGAATAGCCCTTATTTTGATAATCCTGTCGAGAAAGTCAGAGAGTTTTTCAGAGTCTCTACCACGGAGAAGCTCTTCATATATATCCTCTATCTCCAATAATATCGTATTTCCCACCGGATTAGCAAACTGATTCTTTTCGTGCTTCAAAAACCTTGAAGTATCAGGGGGATAAGTCTCCAGTATCATGTCAAACCACCTTTTCAGAATAGTGGCCTTCTTTTGTCTTAAAAAGTTTTCCAACATTAAAATATTCACCCACAAAGGGTTAAAGGTTACAACTCCAGATCAATTTCAGGCCCTTGTGCCAATGTATTTCTGATAATACAGTTTTTCCCAGCCCTTAAGACTGCTTTAGAACGGGGACCAGGATCTTTTGGGAGAGATATATCCCCCACAATACTTGAAATCCTTAACTTGTTTCCTTCTTTGACAGCTTGAAAGGTTAAGTCTAATTCCATCCCCTTATGGGGAATATCGGCTGTCTGGCAATACGTGGCAATGTGAGCACCAACGCATGATCCTAGGGCAGCAACCAATAATTCCGCTGGTGAAGGACCTTTATCAGCCCCACCTTCATCTTTTGCCATGTCCACCAGAAATCGATGATTACGTACATTGACCGAAAAACAGAGCCCACCTTCATGCTTGATATTGACGAGGTCCATCTGGAGCCTCCTCCCTCAACCCTTCATGAATAATAGTGAACTAAATTATTTACACACAGCCGGTAGGCTTAGATAGTCCTGCCAGTTTGCATGCCCCTTTTGCCGGTCCTGATGGAAACAGTTCATATATGTACTTCAGTTTAAAATCACAGTCCTTGCAGAGCTTTCTGATCATTGGGGCAATACCATACTGGGCATAGTAATCCCTTATATAATTGATAAGCTTCCAATGGTCTTCAGTAAGTTCTCCTTCAATACCTTCCATGGCGGCGTAACCCTGCGCAAATTCCTTACTCCATTTATCAAGTTCCTGAAGGAAACCATCTTCATCAACTTCGTAGGTCTGGCCTCCAATTTCAATTTGTGGCATACTTCTTACCTCCTTTTGTTATTTTTTGGTCGTTATATAAAAGTCAATTAAAATCTAATGGATCTGAATTTAGAATTGTAGGGTCAATTTGTGAAATCGAAAGTTCACCATATATCTCGGGACGACGACGGCTCAAAAAGAAACCCATTTTACTCTTTCGTACCTGTATCAGATCACTTACCCTCAAATCAGCTATGACAATCTTCTCCTCATCGCCATAGGCATCTACTATTATATTACCTTTTGGGTCAAATACCAGAGCCACTCCGGGAAACGATCCGCCTTCATCATAGTTGCCTACCTGATTACATGCCACCACAAAAATGCTGTTATCATAAGCACGTGCAGACAGATATCGCAACCATCGTTCCCCCTTTTCCACAGATGTCTCTCGTGGAGAGGCATAAGGCAGAAAGAGAACCTCCACCCCTCTCAACGCGAGGATAGTGGTTAATTCAGGGAAATGCGTGTCATAACAGAGTTCAATGCCAAAGATCATTTTGGGATGTCGATAAGTGGAAAATTCATTACCATGACTGTATATGTTCCCCTCATTGGGAGCAAGGTGGAGTTTCCTGTAGACGCTACCAAGTCCATGGGGTGAGGTCACAATATGACTGATAAATAGGCTATCTCCATCCCCTCTTTCTATCAGACCACTCAATATTGTTAAGCCAGTAGCTCTGGAGATGCTAACCAGGGCATCACTGCTGGGACCGGGAATCGGCTCAGCGTAGGAGCTGATTATTTCATGGACACTGTAACCGGTTATGCTCGCTTCAGGGAAACAGATTATATCAACCCCTTTATCAGCAGCCTCTCTGACAAACGATTCAATTCGCGAAAGGTTATCAGACGTTTTCCCCACAACTGAACACATCATCACCGCAGCAACTCGTACATCTTCCATTTTTCAACCAATATCTCTCTTCCTAGAAATTGAGAGCAACGGGGAAGCATCTTCCACATAAAGACGCATCTTCTCTATTTTTAGCATGTTTCCGGCTATAACAAGCGGCATTATCAAATAGACTTCTAGCCCACTTATCTGTTCCTAAAGCATGCAAATGAGAGTAGGTAGCCAGGACATTCTTATAGCAGAGGCCATCCCTTCTCCCGTCAATACCATATCCTCGCTTGACCCTAAATGCCGGTGTAAGTTGATCTTTTCCCCAGTCGAGGATTTTCGAATAGTGAAATTCATGACCACACAAGGTCTCTCCTACCCCGAAATAAGGATTGGGCTGATCTACCTCCATGATAGTGTACCCATGACCCTCAGGTTTTTCTTGTAAAACAAAGGTCAGAGGAAAAACTCCCACCATTGGAAATGTCTTCTTTTCAACGATCAGTTGTTCCCCCAAATACATCAGCCCTCCACACTCAGCATAAACGGGAAGGCCTCTTTCTACAGCCTCACGCAGAGATCTTTTAAAATTCCGATTGGATGCTAACTTTTCAGCATGGGTTTCAGGAAAGCCTCCCCCTATGTAGAGAGCATCTATGGGAGGGAGTTCATCCTGAACAAGGGCACTGCACTCCACTATTTTCGCTCCAAGCTTTTCCAGAGCTTCCAGGTTATCAGGATAGTAGAACCAGAAAGCTGAATCCCTAATTACCCCAATCCGCGGCATTTTTGATGAATTTAGGGGCAATGCTTTTTCTTTCCCATCTTTACTGGGATCATCATAACTCAAAAAAGGGGCATCGACTGCAATCTTCCATATCCTCTCCACATCTATATACCGTTCAACAATTCTGGCAGCTTCATCTACAGCTTTTCTGGCATCCGGGTGTTCCTGGGGCGGAACTAATCCCATATGCCTTTCTGGAAAAACCCCACCCTTCATTTTGGGAACAGCCCCTAATACAGGAATCCCACATTTCTCTTCTATTGCAGTACGCACAATGGATTCGTGACGGTTCCCTGAAATCCGATTCAGGACAACTCCTTTTATAGAAACTTCAGGATCAAAATGTTGACAGCCAAATATCATGGCGGCAACAGTACGTGTTGCCATACTACAATCGACTACCAGAACAACTGGAATCTGAAGCATTTTTGCAAGCTCGGCGGTGCTGTAACTCCCCTGTGGATCCATACCATCGAAAAGGCCTCTATTGCCCTCCACCAGGGCACCATGGGTTTGGTTAGTATGGATTGCAAAGGAAGAAAAGAGACCCTCTCTTCCCATCAAGAATGTATCCAGATTGTAACAGGGCAGACCAGATGCCAGAGAAAGCCAGGCTGCATCTATATAATCAGGGCCTTTTTTAAAAGGAGAAAACGCCTGCCCTGCCCTGCGAAGACAGGCTGCTGCCCCTACTGTGAGGAGAGTCTTGCCTGAGTTTCCTCGAAGGGCAGAGAAGGCTACCCTCGAACAGTTTACTGCCATCTCTTTACTTTTTCTACTCCTCATCCTCAGCGCCGTGTTGCTTGCCGGCACCCTTGAGTCCGATGAGTGTAGTGCTACCACTTGACCAGTACTCAAGGAGCCCCTCAGTAACCATTGAGTTTACAAGCTTCTTTACGTCTCTTGGCTTCCAGTCTGGAAACATAGCATTGAAGTCTTTCAAATAGAACTTTGTCTTGCCTGTCTTGCCCTTTAATGTATCGAGTATAAGTTTTTTATCCTCTTCGATACCCATTTAGCACCCCTTTTCTCTAAAATTTAAATTGTGTGCTCTGTCGCCATGTCGTATACGCAAAGCGGTAATCGTCAATAAGATGCTCTGTAAAAGGCAAACCCGTCTTCTCAAAGAACCTCTCCCAGCCAATCCTCTCAGCCCAATCACCAAGGCGCTCATATTTATTTGCGTCTTCCACATAGGCGTACAGGATTTTTTTGATCGCCTCTACTGTTGAGTCCCAACGTGGGGGTTCATTGGGGAGGAAAGGAACCACAACCTTGGAAAACTTAGGTTCACTTATCCTGTTAGATATCTTACCGCCCACCAGCAGGGCAACGCCACTTCCCTCTTCATCAGCCAACGGCATACTTGGGCACATGGTATAGCAATTACCACAAAACATGCATCTCTCGTTTTTAACAGCAACGGTCTTTTTCCCATCCACTGTAGCAGGCTTGATAGCTCCGGTGGGACATGCTGCGATAGCTAAGGGAATCTCACACATATTGTCCAGATGCTCATGGTCC
It encodes the following:
- a CDS encoding RsbRD N-terminal domain-containing protein, producing the protein MLENFLRQKKATILKRWFDMILETYPPDTSRFLKHEKNQFANPVGNTILLEIEDIYEELLRGRDSEKLSDFLDRIIKIRAIQDFSPAQAVAFVFHLKSAIREELGGEICGDHLFEELLEFELRIDKLALLAFNTYMKCREKVYQIRVNEIRNRTFRLLERVNLIGEISEQELDISLPSDY
- a CDS encoding cobyrinate a,c-diamide synthase; amino-acid sequence: MRSRKSKEMAVNCSRVAFSALRGNSGKTLLTVGAAACLRRAGQAFSPFKKGPDYIDAAWLSLASGLPCYNLDTFLMGREGLFSSFAIHTNQTHGALVEGNRGLFDGMDPQGSYSTAELAKMLQIPVVLVVDCSMATRTVAAMIFGCQHFDPEVSIKGVVLNRISGNRHESIVRTAIEEKCGIPVLGAVPKMKGGVFPERHMGLVPPQEHPDARKAVDEAARIVERYIDVERIWKIAVDAPFLSYDDPSKDGKEKALPLNSSKMPRIGVIRDSAFWFYYPDNLEALEKLGAKIVECSALVQDELPPIDALYIGGGFPETHAEKLASNRNFKRSLREAVERGLPVYAECGGLMYLGEQLIVEKKTFPMVGVFPLTFVLQEKPEGHGYTIMEVDQPNPYFGVGETLCGHEFHYSKILDWGKDQLTPAFRVKRGYGIDGRRDGLCYKNVLATYSHLHALGTDKWARSLFDNAACYSRKHAKNREDASLCGRCFPVALNF
- the dsrJ gene encoding sulfate reduction electron transfer complex DsrMKJOP subunit DsrJ codes for the protein MNNRTIIVAGLIIFLCLITFPVWYNVVGGKAASAPELKIVSNEKQCVESTKYMRSKHMQLLNDWRNSVVRDDKRTYIALDGKKYNMSLSNTCLNCHSNKADFCDKCHNYVEVTPTCWNCHVVPEGSKL
- a CDS encoding TusE/DsrC/DsvC family sulfur relay protein, encoding MPQIEIGGQTYEVDEDGFLQELDKWSKEFAQGYAAMEGIEGELTEDHWKLINYIRDYYAQYGIAPMIRKLCKDCDFKLKYIYELFPSGPAKGACKLAGLSKPTGCV
- the dsrO gene encoding sulfate reduction electron transfer complex DsrMKJOP subunit DsrO, with the protein product MKIDRRGFLKIGGLGILGVATKPVIDIFSKVKIAEASAQKGVLLEKRLGMVVNLKNCKDGCTDCIDACHSVHNVPKIANPKDEVKWIWTESYENAFPDQEHRFIGGGMKGRPAIILCNHCDNPSCVRVCPTKATFKRKDGIVMMDYHRCIGCRFCMAACPYGSRSFNWRDPRPFIKKINPDFPTRTKGVVEKCNFCEERLAKGLIPACVESCKNKALVFGDVEDSNSEIREILHSNYTIRRKPGLGTGPQIYYIV
- a CDS encoding OsmC family protein, with translation MDLVNIKHEGGLCFSVNVRNHRFLVDMAKDEGGADKGPSPAELLVAALGSCVGAHIATYCQTADIPHKGMELDLTFQAVKEGNKLRISSIVGDISLPKDPGPRSKAVLRAGKNCIIRNTLAQGPEIDLEL
- the dsrP gene encoding sulfate reduction electron transfer complex DsrMKJOP subunit DsrP; its protein translation is MFEKALIGSKKYWGLVIGLLAVMGVGAIFYLQQWNYGLGITGMSRDVSWGLYIAQFTFLVGVAASAVMVVLPYYLHNYKAFGRITILGEFVAVASVIMCVTFIIADLGQPTRAFNLLLHPTPSSILFWDTIVLSGYLLLNILIGWNVLASERKSVPPPAWVKPLIYISIPWAVSIHTVTAFIYAGLPGRGFWLTAIMAPRFLASAFAGGPALLILLSLIVRKFTKFDPGKDAIQNLGKIVAYAMSVNVFFVLLEIFTVFYSQIPEHMHHFEYIFAGLGEHVKLVPWMWTSVSLAVISLILLINPVTRRREGILALACVIVFFSLWIEKGFVLIVTGFIPSPLGRVFEYSPTVPEVFITLGVWAMGFLILAILYKIAIAVKEEIGA
- the dsrM gene encoding sulfate reduction electron transfer complex DsrMKJOP subunit DsrM — its product is MGLWFSLFTVVILVLLVFMGVGVVGLNSLFGIVIPYVALLVFLVGIVYRVGKWTRAPVPFRIPTTCGQQKSHPWIKANNLESPYNVLGVMARMVLEVLLFRSLFRNTRAELRDGPRVVYGGTKWLWLAGLAFHWSFLLILLRHLRFFTEPIPFFVNLFESMDGLFEIGVPTLYMTDIIILLAVTYLFLRRVVIPQIRYISLAADYFPLFLILGVALSGVLMRHFYKVDIFKVKELAIGLFSFHPVVPEGIGLAFYIHLFLVCTLLAYFPFSKLMHMGGVFLSPTRNLANNNRMRRHVNPWNYPVKVHTYEAYEDEFREKMKAVGLPVEKE
- a CDS encoding nitrilase-related carbon-nitrogen hydrolase encodes the protein MEDVRVAAVMMCSVVGKTSDNLSRIESFVREAADKGVDIICFPEASITGYSVHEIISSYAEPIPGPSSDALVSISRATGLTILSGLIERGDGDSLFISHIVTSPHGLGSVYRKLHLAPNEGNIYSHGNEFSTYRHPKMIFGIELCYDTHFPELTTILALRGVEVLFLPYASPRETSVEKGERWLRYLSARAYDNSIFVVACNQVGNYDEGGSFPGVALVFDPKGNIIVDAYGDEEKIVIADLRVSDLIQVRKSKMGFFLSRRRPEIYGELSISQIDPTILNSDPLDFN
- the dsrK gene encoding sulfate reduction electron transfer complex DsrMKJOP subunit DsrK, producing MSNVPKPDELMGIDHKPPKKGWMDVPVDFKPGTYSYPAKGKNLKILDMPNPREWSPTDEDWKLPENWKEIVREGFKDRLDKYRSFQLFMDICVRCGACADKCHFFIGSGDPKNMPVLRAELMRSVYRKDFTTSGKIFGKLAGARELTEDVIKEWFYYFYQCTECRRCSVFCPYGIDTAEITMMGRELLHLLGCGINWAMEPVANCFRTGNHLGIQPHGFKDTLEFFADDIEDLTGIKINVPLNKKGAEILFVVPSGDYFGDPGTYTCMGYMMLFHELGLDYTWSTYASEGGNFGLFTSHEMIKRLNAKIYAEAKRLGVKWILGGECGHMWRVMHQYMDTMNGPADFLEVPTSPITGTRFENAKSTKMVHITEFTSDLMKHNRLRLDPSRNDNLIVTFHDSCNPARAMGLIEEPRYVIKNVCNHFYEMPENTIKEQTFCCGGGAGLGNDENMEMRLRGGFPRGNAVRYVQEKYGVNRLACVCAIDRATLIPVCDYWAPGVEVTGVHEMVANALVMKGEKKRETNLRGEPLPGKEDIEDE
- a CDS encoding dissimilatory sulfite reductase D family protein; protein product: MEEDKKLILDTLKGKTGKTKFYLKDFNAMFPDWKPRDVKKLVNSMVTEGLLEYWSSGSTTLIGLKGAGKQHGAEDEE